The Salinibaculum sp. SYNS191 genome has a window encoding:
- a CDS encoding rhomboid family intramembrane serine protease has translation MALTGRPTVQTLAALAVVFLLQQLAGLFGALEGILFVLYGPVGDRPWALVTSVYAHADLPHLLGNAIALAVVGPLVARRTTTLRFHIFFVVTGALAGVGEIVVGGLLGPPRGVLGASGAVLALLGYLLAGNAVSTRLLDRLTLSPRAQLVVFGTVVIGLTLATSGPGSAVLGHATGLAIGLAAGRLRLLDTRAGRAGRRDSDSSGFA, from the coding sequence ATGGCGCTCACCGGCCGGCCGACGGTCCAGACCCTCGCCGCCCTCGCTGTCGTCTTCCTCCTCCAGCAACTCGCCGGGCTCTTCGGGGCGCTGGAGGGAATCCTGTTCGTGCTCTACGGCCCGGTCGGCGACCGACCCTGGGCGCTCGTGACGAGCGTCTACGCCCACGCTGACCTCCCGCACCTGCTCGGCAACGCCATCGCGCTGGCGGTGGTCGGCCCGCTGGTCGCCCGCCGCACCACGACGCTTCGCTTTCACATCTTCTTCGTGGTGACGGGTGCCCTGGCCGGCGTCGGCGAAATCGTCGTCGGCGGGCTGCTCGGCCCGCCGCGGGGCGTCCTCGGGGCCAGCGGCGCGGTGCTGGCGCTGCTTGGCTACCTGCTCGCCGGCAACGCCGTCTCGACGCGCCTGCTGGACCGGCTGACGCTGTCGCCCCGGGCCCAGTTGGTCGTGTTCGGGACCGTCGTCATCGGCCTCACGCTCGCGACCAGCGGCCCGGGGTCGGCGGTCCTGGGCCACGCCACCGGACTGGCCATCGGACTGGCGGCCGGTCGGCTCCGCCTGCTCGATACGCGGGCCGGTCGCGCCGGGCGGCGGGACTCGGACAGCTCAGG
- a CDS encoding VOC family protein has product MSDIPVSAELPDSPFHTTGTDHVTIWGSNAEDTIAFYRDLLGMPLVLRQPNLDDPSQTHLFFDTGDGRILTVFVGDRPSNPRGPQGGTGAVHHLCFSLDPAEYEDVMAALEEAGKQYNVFDRGIFHSLYTQDNNGLIIELSADKYDIPDDRRGEVLATAQRIREEDGADYAEDEHLAAALDELGIEAEPHDLPDAASGVGGV; this is encoded by the coding sequence ATGTCCGACATTCCAGTCAGCGCCGAGTTGCCAGACAGCCCGTTCCACACGACCGGTACCGACCACGTCACAATCTGGGGGAGCAACGCCGAGGACACCATCGCATTCTACCGCGACCTGCTCGGGATGCCGCTGGTGTTGCGCCAGCCGAACCTCGACGACCCCTCGCAGACCCACCTCTTCTTCGACACGGGCGACGGGCGCATCCTCACCGTCTTCGTCGGCGACCGGCCCTCGAACCCCCGCGGACCGCAGGGCGGCACCGGCGCGGTCCACCACCTCTGTTTCAGCCTCGACCCCGCCGAGTACGAGGACGTGATGGCGGCCCTAGAGGAGGCCGGCAAGCAGTACAACGTCTTCGACCGCGGCATCTTCCACTCGCTGTACACGCAAGACAACAACGGGCTGATCATCGAACTCTCCGCGGACAAGTACGACATCCCGGACGACCGCCGCGGCGAGGTGCTGGCGACGGCCCAGCGCATCCGCGAGGAGGACGGCGCGGACTACGCCGAGGACGAGCACCTGGCAGCCGCGCTCGACGAACTGGGCATCGAGGCCGAACCCCACGACCTGCCCGACGCGGCGAGCGGCGTCGGCGGCGTCTGA